Genomic window (Nymphaea colorata isolate Beijing-Zhang1983 chromosome 1, ASM883128v2, whole genome shotgun sequence):
CGTCTCATTCACAAGATGCCACAAGTGCATGGGCTTCTCTACAGGTTTGTATTGAACTCGTCGTTCACCATTCTAATTGGTTTgtgatttgaaattttcttataCTTATGGTCACTTCAACTGATAATTCACTgatcaaaatatcaaaagaaatgTGAATCTTGGGGTCCTAATCGGAGGGATTATCTTGTTGATCTCGTGTGCTTGCAAATCTGCAACTGCTGTTTTGGAACCTTggtgattgtcatttcattttttttttatgcaggaCCACGGTCACGAGGTACCCATTGGAAGCAGACTGTTCTGTACCTGGAAGACGTGCTAACCATTTGTGAAGGTGAAGAACTAACTGGAAGCATGACTGTGGCTCCTAATAAGAAGAACCCTCGTGATGTTGACATCATGCTCAAGTATTCACTTAATGGCCAGCATTGCCAAGTCGCAAGAACTCAGCACTACAAGATGCGTTGAGAATGAGATGATAGTGGATATCATATTTTGATGCATTTGAAGCTTTCTCCAATATTCGTTAGTGTTTATTATGAATTGGACAAGATCCTTTGCTTTATGCATTGGCAGATGATACTCTTCAATTCATTGCAATTTTATTCGGTGGtaaagaaattttgaatcatTGATGCTGAATCTTAATCCCCTTATGCATGGACAAAGAGGGTTTGCCATTAAAGGACTTCTCGATTGATGCCCGAAAGCCAAAGGTTTTGCTTATGCAACATTATTTCGAACAACGTTTAGGcaacattttcttccttttttcggAGGAAAATTGGCTTTTGCCTCATTTttaagaccaaaaaaaaaaaagttgagtgcTTGGCATAAGTTTTGCATTGTCAAGTTCAGTCCTTTGCTAAGTATCAACAGGCAGAAAGCAAAAGCTTTACCAAAAAGTTTTTGCTTTTAATCAAATAGCACCTAGTGGTAACCCCTTGTCTTATCCATTAGGTGGGAAGCTTAGCTTCAACGGTGATGGCATTACAGCCTATCCTGGCGTCGATGCTCAAGATGCCCAAGAAAGTTCGGACATTCTTGTCTGCCTTCTACCCAGGCGATGGGGTTCATGGGCACCCAATGATCTAGACTTAACAATCCTGCATATGGTCATTCAAATGAATAATTCATcctttggttttttaaaaaccTTTATTAACTTTTTCTCCATCTATTACTCTTGACCTTTATAACCGAAGGTTGCAAGTCCAATCCAATGTGAATAATAGTATTGGGCCATACcctgaattttttaatttataaaaaatagaagctAATTTTAACTAATTAAAATATCAACAAATTAGTGGTGCATATGCAACAGTATTAATAAAAGCAATCCAACTACTAGATAGATAGACCAGTTTAAGTATACTTAGTCTAATCTTTATCAATAAGCTTTTCAAATTCTTGCATTCCGGGGTCCATGATCCTTGGCTTCTTCTCTGCAGTAAGTGGCTCTTAAGGGCAGAAACCACCTCAAGCCATACCCAAGGAAGATCCCTAATGCTTTGGCACAGATAGATACAATGTGTGAGAAAAGTGTAGAGGATTTTTATATTTGCCCATTTATCTAAAAGTAGTGGAAGTCCTGCATTTGTGAGTACAATGCAAGGGACACCCGTACATGATTATCTGGGTTGCACTAATTAATAGGcgacatggagagagagagagagagaaaactgtCAAAAATAAGGACAAAGGTTAAGGGCAACGCATGGCAACACAATATGATTCCAAGGGAACAGCTCATCTAAAATATCTCATCTTCAAAGCAAAAGCCTgttaacaaaattttttgcaTCTCCGATTTACAACccaaaaataatttaatttctGAAGGTGCGATATGGGGATCAGAACCTTTCGTGATTTCAAAGTATTCAAGCTTGATGGGAATGCAGAGTTGCAGCAAGTTTAAAGCTCAGCTTTGCTAGATTTTGAAGACCTTGAACCTGTTTTCTTCCCCCTCCACCATTTTTGGATCTTCAGTGATGCTTTTCTTAAGTGCTTTGAAACTCCCGTCTTTACGTCATTGATTCCCATAGCAAGCTTTTGCTTCCAGTCAGCCTTCTTAGGTTCTTTATTTTTCCAGGCATTCCGCTGCAAAAATCCAGTCACAAACATTGGGCGTTGATATTTATTCTCAACATAGATAGGTTATAAATGCATGCCAGAAGATTATgcaacttaaaaagaaaatgtatgTTTAGATGGCAATAACATGGTCTTCACAAATCCTACTAGGCATGCAAAAACAGATCTGAAGACGATGACAAGGGTAGAAGTAGTAAGAAAATTGGCATGGGACTAGGCATTCAGTGAAAGTAGAATCCACATATGAAGTTTTTGCACGGTAAAATCAGGTTAAATAGATCTTTTCAGTCAACTGCAATCATAGAGTGAATAATGGTCACTATTTCATATCAAAATTTCCTGCCCTTGGACAATATTCTAGAAAAGGGTATAATTGTAAAATCTGCACTCCATCCTTCTGATTCATGCACAGAGAAGGAAGATGAGAGAGCTGTAAAAGATAAAGAGGTGATGAATAGGTGGAGTATTAGACTAAAAGTTTACCAAGTTTGAGGTAAGCTCATCatcttcctcatcttcatcatctccAAAGTTTTGCATATTCAACAAATCTTCTTTGGAGTACATTTTCATGCTTGGTGCTCCTGGCATACCCTGGTAGAAGGAATTGCATTTGAAGCCAATGCAATATGATAAATGGAGTATATTTCAGGTGATACTTACTTCCATAGACCTTAAAATCTTTTCCATTTCAGCTTCTTTAGATGATTTAGGAACAAAAGGCTCACCTGGGACCCTATCCTGAAGAAAACAGAATGAATTAAGTAATTGGTGCTAGAACTGTagaaatgaattaaaattaCAGATTAAATAAACAATAAGCTGTCGTTTCTTTAAGATTTTTAGAATACTAAATTGATCGATGTCCACCATGTCCATAATCTTCTAGCGTGGGAAAGTGGTTGACAAATCAAAAACTTTAAATGAATATCGTATATGATATGAAACATCTTTCATCCATcataatgaaaaattgaatataAACTTTGTTTAGATACTTTCACTGTTCCTGCTATATCTTTGTTCCCCAATCACTTTTGCACCCATAGTCAGGTAAAACAGATCCAGCAATTTTATATGCAGGTCATCCCACTGTTTCTAGAAAAGATATTTGATAGGAAACAAACCTAACAAAATATCCAACTCAAAGCATCTAGAAATTAAAGGACCAACTTCACAGACATGCAATCATACTTGTTAATAATAAGTCAAATTATTTATCATAAAAAGTCTATTCAAAGATCAATTCCAAGGGAAGGACCTCATTTTCCAACTTCGAGGGTTCAGCATTTTAACAAGACAGAACAAGCATTTAATTTGCAATTTGCATTCTCAAACACAGTATTTACCACTGGGACAGGAGGAGGCTTGGAAGAGCACGCTTTACTGAGATCTTTACAGATATAATTTATCAATTGATTCAACTGGGGTTTGCTTTTAAACACAAATTCAGCAACATCAGTATCATGATACCCCATGACCTGCAAAAAGTTCAACAAGGAAAAACCTTCAATTTTCACTGACTCCAAAATTTACATGgcaagatgaagaaaaaatcagataaaggTCTTTCATATCTGTGGCTATCAATAGACAAGTTGGGCACAGCTTTTCTATGAAGCTATAAGTATGAACTATGTTGGTTCCATACACATGAACATGCTACCAAAGATActttatcatctttttcttagTCCATGATATGCAATTATGAGCTCTACGTGGATTAGATCTGGACAGCACTCGATCTAACCATTTGAAACCTACTAGATAACAGGATCATGTGTTGCTACAAAATGCACAAAAACTGTAAGTGAACTGTAGTTCTATATGAAGAATGAGGTTAGCTTAGAAGAACATGGACTTCTCCGTTCTAACAACCTAGGAAACAGGATACAGGAATCACAGTTCAAAATGCATTCAATAAGCAATTAAGCATTGAATGAAGCAGAAGCACCAAAAAAAGGAGGGTAAGGATATTTCCACACAAAGCTAAGGTCCTAAATGATATTATTCTTGCAACACTTTTCATGATAGCATGACCGGTAACATGTCCCACACTAATAAATTTCAACATACCAAGTACACAAGAAAATTGGCACTCCTGGACAATCGAATCTAGCCCTAAGTTCATGCAGGAATATATAGGTTATAAAATGGAACTAAGATTTCCAATCATTTCTGATAAAGCCATGCTCCTACCTGTTGGCAACCCATATGGCACTTGCTGCATATAGGACCTCAGGTCAGCAAGTGAACCTAATATTTGGTGCCACAGGTTTGACTTTATAAAAACATAACCATGCGATAGAAGTTACtccaaggtttttttttttccctctcagTAAGCATTAAAAAACAAGGCTAATGAGGCAATACGGTTAAGCGTAAGAAGAAAGGCTAAACATCTATTTGACTGAGCATTAACAATCAAGGCTAATAATAAGGCCACTTGATTGAATCAACTTCGGAACCAGCAGATTGAAAAAGGCAAAGTCCAAATCTATAAAAACCTACCTCCTGGCAAGCTCGCTCGATAGTTTTACATTCTGAGTTACATTGCCCTTCAGATTCTTGTTCAACAAGCTGCAAAGCAAGAAAGGCatcatgaaatgtttgttgCAACTACATGTACCAAAGTTACATGAGTTTTACAATTGATACTCAGATAGAGAAGCAAAAGCAGGCCAAAGACAAATTAGATCAGATGAATAACGGACAGCATTTGTACACCAAAGGTAATGTGCTAATAAACCCAGTTACCCTGAAACTCTTCTAGTTTCaataagaaaagaagggaagtatACAACCAGGAAAATTTGGATATTACAATTTATAACCCACGAATCAAGTCATAAGCTGAAGTACTTTTGGCCATTAACATGAGCATCAATAAGAAAACCAAAAGATAAATTTATACCTGAGGAAGAAATAAAATGATAAGAACAACAGatgaaagaagaataaaaaatttaaccAAGTGGTTTACATATTTTTCCTCTTTGGCTCTGTccacaaataacaaaaatgtgATCAAACAATCACTATACACACATGCACCCACATAGTTAACATTACACCTGACAAAGtaccccaaaagaaaaagattgcaTATAACCACTTCACCTGAAATAGTGAAACTACATGTCAGCTGACATGGTTACTAACAATTATATTAGAGAGAGTATGTACGTCCCACCCAGGCTCAAGCCTCTGATATATAGCGCACATGAAGCAAAAATTCTACTGATCTCTATTTATGCTCTCTAAATAGAATATGCCCTAGATACCTACTACTAATCTAACCAATAAATTATGCTCATTTTCCCTTTTAAGTCTGTCAAATTCTAAACTCTGGTTTGCAGATATAAGCATCTGCTCTTATTACAAGATCTAGAAAGGTCCAAGCCACATTCGTGGTTGGCAATGTCCATTTCGCGGAGCACTAGCCAAATTTAGATACATGACTTGAagtaattgaaatgcagttcAAGATATTTCTTAGAACCTAAAGAGACGTAGATTGCTTCAAAGCAGATAAAACCCCAAAACAAACAATGTGGCGTCTCATTAAAGGTTGTGCAAAACATTGAATGTGTGTGAGTAGCCTAATAAttccatacttttttttttaattggcaATTTGGCTACAGCACTGGACAGGTTCCAACCTGCGAAAAAATTTACTTCACCTATGCACCCTTACTTCAACTGATAGACATCTTATAAATTGGAACGATACTTCAACTGATaaattgaaacaaaagaaagtgaaGCAAATCTAGTTCTACTTTATCTACTCGAAGTTCATGGTTTCCCACGAACAATATAAACTTGCAAAGTATCATGCTGCTCGAAAAGCATTAGGCTTATTCTCATCGACATGCAATAAAAATGTTGTGGATTCACTTAAGCACAAACGAGCTCAAGCAGGAAGACGTGGTAGAAATCATCAAGTCCCTTCATTTCAAGTCGGaattaaattttcataaatcGATGGAAGATCCAGACGTTGTGAACTCAAACAATTTCGCAGCACGAACTATTAAATATGcttaatttgaagaaaagaagCCAAAGTGAAGTACCTCCAAGGCGTCTCCCTTCTCGACGATGTCGATCCGAAGCATCCAATCTCCCCCATGCTTCTTCAAGTCGCATATATTCTCGGCGATTTCTATAATCTGATACTCCGATATCTGAATCCAGAAAATAGTAAGTACGGAGTAGAAAGCTCATCTATCGATCCATAGAGTGAAGATCCCAGCAAGAGCCTAAAGAACAGGAGGACATCGCGATCAATTCGGGACAAGTTCACCTTTTTCGGAGAGATCTCGGACGATTTACGCTCGACCTGCGAGAAAAGTTGCCTGGCTACGGTTTCGCAGACCTGGCATCGGATGAAGGGAATGTCCTCCTTTCTGGCGACGGCGATCTGCTCCTTCTTCGATGCCGAGGGAGAGACGAAAAGGGACGAGAGAACCAGAGTGAGGAGCACGAAAACCCCGGACATCGTCACACTCTGTGACACTCTCGGTGCAAAGTGTAAAAACCCTAGAAGTAGTCGTCTTTCTTCTCTCCTGCTACGGGTTCCTAGAGCGAGCTTTTGGGGCGCCCTCGGCAATTTCCGTCGTTGTTGCCGTGCATGCGGGTCTATCAGTCTCGGCCAACTCCCAATTCAACGCCGACCTTGACCAAGTGTAGACTGTAAACTCTTTCAAGCAGTTATATGGCTTTCGAAAGTTTTAAAGGATAATATAAGGTTTGGAATTAAGCCGGGGCATCCGGCCGGCCCGCTCCGACAACAAGTCGGGCCAGCCCGCGGCGGCCCAAGCCGGtccaattaaatttaaaaatgtatttttaaatataaaataatatataaatataatgaattataataaaataatatatatatatatattaataaaaattttaaaaaaccagTCCCTTTTTCTTGGGCCTGAATCCGGACCCGAGTCGGGCCGAGCATCGGGTACCCAACACGGCCGAATCTGGTGTCCAGCCTTATTCTCAAATAGTTGATTATGTTTCAAATGTTAAAAGTGACAAACTCTTTATACCacacaaaaaaagaaggatggTTGCATAGGTTGAAGCATGACGACATGGTAAGGTTCTAAAAGGAACGATCAGTCTCTCTTGCTTACCTAAAATCATAAGTCTCTCTTCATTACCTAAAATCATATGGCTTAGGTGAATAAAATGGAATACAATGAAGTGATGCCCGTGAAGCCGAAGCTATCTAGCGATTCATTGCATGCCTTCAAAGATGTCTCTCGAAAACGTTCCTCGGTTTGGGGATCATCTTTTTCCAGTCTATTgttatgaaaaattgaaatatgttGCAATAAACGGTATAGCGCAAAAAACACAAATCAAACACAATAAAATGAATCTGAAAAGGGAGTCAAAATTTCTTGAGTAGTTATAATACTATAAATTCATTAGCATAGGAAAGTCATGGGTACAAAGTTAGAGGTCTTACGAGGTATGGGGAGCATTGAAGAGACTTTAGAGGATGTCTAAAAAAAACAGTGTGTTCTTAGAACACATGCTtgtaaaacacacaaaaaaatacCATATTTGTGATTCAGAAAACATGATCCATGTGATATACCGCTGATACAGAACCgtaattttcttgttttcaattGTCTTAAAAGGCTtgtaaaattcatgaaatacaaaATTCAAGCATAGACGTAACCAGCTGGTCATGCCAAACATTTCATCCATACATGGTTTAAAGAATGCAATTAACAACGCGGAAGATTCAAATCCATCTGCAACATATACAGATCTCCTAGAATTCCCAGGAAATTACTGCTCTCATTCATAAAATAGTAGGCCCTGATAACCCCGACAATTCACGTCCTTAACTCGCAAAAATTGACtccattttcaaaagcttgCATCATCAATATGACTGGTACTCCACTGCCCAATTTGACGTTTCATTGGAGGGAAGGTCCGCGTTGTCGAGAATCTCGAGTCTGTAGTTGCGCACGTTCGGGAATGCatattctcattcttcttctgatGAGAAATTCAAGAGAAATTTCAGTGTATCTCATTCCTCTGTCTAATTTGCATCTTCATCAGAAGATGGATTCTCTACCTCACCACCATCAGAACTATCATCCATGTGAATAGGAGACTTGTGCCCCACAGAGTCATCATCGATCTCATACTTCTGAAatttcacttttgtttttccatgCACTATGatatcctttctttttctaccCTTGTTTTTGGCAAAATTCTTTCCCCGAGAAGCAGTCACAAACTGAATGGAAGCCGTTTCAGCATCCTGAACAACAGGTTTCTCTTCCTTCTCAACATCGATATAGAAAAGATCAGCATCATGCTCTGGTTCCTGATCGTGAGTCTGATGCATGGGAACTGACTGTTCTTTATCCATCGCCATGTCAAACCCAAGCCTTGACATGTTCTCAACAAACTCTCTCAAACCTTTGTCCTCCAGATTGAAAAGCCACTCTGACCTCACCAAAAATTGTGAATAAAATCAAAACACTGAATAAACAAGGCAATTGAAAACAGATATATAACCAGTGAACTCACTGAGAAGTCCTTGAGGGGTTGATAAATCTGACGCAGTTGATTTATCAACACCTGCTGCACTACTGATACAGCTGATCAAGTTTGTAGGAAGATTTGATCGGGAGAATGCATTTGTATACGAAACAGCCCTGTCATGATCCTCCTCAGACCTGTTATCAATCACTGGCATTAATTTGTGACTGGAAATAACCTACCAATGCATTGTTCACGCAAATAacctcaataaaaaaaaaataaaaaaagtccATCACATTAAATATGTGACCCTAGAAATTCATCGAAAACTTCTCAAACTTGGGTTCCACATGACATTAACTTATGTATGTTTGCATCTAACACGAGACAAATCGTGTGTATATACCTTGCCAGCTGTATTGCCTTATGGGTTACAACCAATTTTGTCAGTAAGAAGCTCCCTAAGGAACCAACGGAACCATCATCCACTGTCCCTGGCTTGAGGAAGGAAAATTCAGGTAATATTACAGCATCATAAAGAACTCTTCGTAGTAGTTTTTGCTCCTCAATATCCTGCATTAAACGATATTTCCCGTTTAGAATTCATGAAAAAGAATCGTGCACAATTCTGGCTGCAGACACTAAAAACCAATTGACTTGCACTAAAACAAGCAAAATCTCCTCAAATATCACTTCAGATTAATTATGAACCTGACATCTATGAactatcaaatttgagtgcTCACCAATAAAGAGGTGACGGGTAAGGTTGGCAGTAGCAGCTGCCTCAAGAGAATCCCTGGttgaaataatagaaaaaaagggTTAGTTACATATATGATAATATACATAACGTAACATCAAATGCACAGTTGCCACAGACAGAAGCAAGCCAAATTTTACGCTGGCAAGAAGAAatatatgagaaaaatatatcaCCTAAGATCGCTTATGCTGTACAAGATATCAACCAATTGATATAGTGGTTCTATGACTAGATTGCCTTTACCCcgtggaaaaaaaaacattaaccAACTTAGCAGATTAGCTATTGCTAAATCGACCACCTGAATAAGGAAAGAACAATGAAACAAAACTAAGTTCTTTAGAGAAAGAATCTTGCATATTATACAATGATTTTCAATGCAATTGACAGATAAGAAAAACCAGTCAAAAGTTATATCTTACTGAGAGGTAGAATGATTAACTAAATTAGGTACGATAGCATCATGAAGCATCTCTTTATCTGTTATCATCATTTTGAGTTGCCTTTAAtcctttttatttaaagttAAAATTGGAGATGACATTCTTATCACCATTGGCACTGTAATGATGTTAAATACGAAAACTGCTCAATAACAAGCCAAGACTTCAGTTGCAAATCTATGGTTAACACTTAACACCACAGGAATaaaggagaagaacaagaaaacagaaatcaCTGGCCATGTAATGGTGAATTAAAAAGCTGCAAGACCAGCGGCtgatattcaaatttttcataaacccaGTTGATTGCTTCCGGTTATGTGAACAATTCAAGTTACTGCCACTATAAGCCTCAGATGTAAGATGGTGTCTAAATGAAAGAACCCAAACCGTATCCAAATCAGTTTAGCAAGGCAATTAACTGTAGAAACAAAACGATTTTAAACCACAATTGGTAATCCTACGAACTTAGCAAGGTAATTAACTATAGAAACGGCACAATTTAAAGCCATAGTTGATCATCCTACGAAGAAGGAAACGACCTACAAGGctacaattttaaatttatccACTTATACTCAATTGGCAACTGAAGTGCACAAGAAGAGGAAACGAGTAGTAAAAATTTTCGAGATGTAGAGCCAGAGAAACAAAACATCaccaaaaaaattcaagtttcgGAATCCCATGATGCTACCAACAGCCCACCCCGTCAATTCCTTCCGcaatgcatcttttgcaatcCCATTCTTTCCGCGGAACTGGTCAATGATCTTCAAGCATAACCTAAGCAAGAAAACCTCACTCATAACAAGTCCAGCCAGAACTCCCAATCCgcattctttttcaaaaattcctTTTAGAATTTCATCGCCAACCAGCGGAAAGAACGCCCCGAGTTGATCCTTCTCATCAGAAGCTTCACTCATTCTCAGTGAGCGACTTATACTCCAGACACTAATGAACTCCAGCAGATCGCGAAAAGCGATGGAATTGTGCCCTTTATTCACGTCGCACGCGCTTAAATACTTAGACATTCCGTCTATCAAATGCCGAATTTTCCTTGCTGATTTCTTCTCACTCTTGCTAGAAACCACCCCTGATCCCTCCACAAAGATCGCCACGACGATTTCGAATATCTCAGAAACCAATGGAGCCAGTGCTGCGGCGCTTTTCTCACCGGAGGAAGAGGTCGTGCACGAAGAGATTGTCTGAAAGAGCTTACGGGCGAAGGAGACTCGATCAGAAAGCGAAATTCCCGCGGTATCGACCTCATGCAAATGCGAAAGAGCGAAGCACCAGACGATTTCGAGAGGAGCATCGATTCTCGCCTGCACCAAGCGAGCGAAAACCAATCTAAATTCCGAAAAGTTGCGTCTGCCGCCTTTGAATTCCTCCAGCAGCCTCTCTACCGAATCCTTTGACAGTTTCACGTAGTTCTTGCTCGTGAGGAGATCGAAATTGTCCGCCGCTCGATCTCCTTTCTCTATAAAGACAACGTCCTCCATTTTCTTCGCGAATTCCACAAGGATTTGAAATAGGGCTTGGAAGGCAACTTACGGCTTCCTGGCTCGCTGTCGAAGATAGTTTgggatttctctctcttcttctgaACCTCCACAGAGACGCTTAAACCCTCCAAAAA
Coding sequences:
- the LOC116250261 gene encoding uncharacterized protein LOC116250261 — its product is MSGVFVLLTLVLSSLFVSPSASKKEQIAVARKEDIPFIRCQVCETVARQLFSQVERKSSEISPKKISEYQIIEIAENICDLKKHGGDWMLRIDIVEKGDALELVEQESEGQCNSECKTIERACQEVMGYHDTDVAEFVFKSKPQLNQLINYICKDLSKACSSKPPPVPVDRVPGEPFVPKSSKEAEMEKILRSMEGMPGAPSMKMYSKEDLLNMQNFGDDEDEEDDELTSNLRNAWKNKEPKKADWKQKLAMGINDVKTGVSKHLRKASLKIQKWWRGKKTGSRSSKSSKAEL
- the LOC116247927 gene encoding uncharacterized protein LOC116247927, whose protein sequence is MEDVVFIEKGDRAADNFDLLTSKNYVKLSKDSVERLLEEFKGGRRNFSEFRLVFARLVQARIDAPLEIVWCFALSHLHEVDTAGISLSDRVSFARKLFQTISSCTTSSSGEKSAAALAPLVSEIFEIVVAIFVEGSGVVSSKSEKKSARKIRHLIDGMSKYLSACDVNKGHNSIAFRDLLEFISVWSISRSLRMSEASDEKDQLGAFFPLVGDEILKGIFEKECGLGVLAGLVMSEVFLLRLCLKIIDQFRGKNGIAKDALRKELTGWAVGSIMGFRNLNFFGILLRQLLLPTLPVTSLLDIEEQKLLRRVLYDAVILPEFSFLKPGTVDDGSVGSLGSFLLTKLVVTHKAIQLARSEEDHDRAVSYTNAFSRSNLPTNLISCISSAAGVDKSTASDLSTPQGLLKWLFNLEDKGLREFVENMSRLGFDMAMDKEQSVPMHQTHDQEPEHDADLFYIDVEKEEKPVVQDAETASIQFVTASRGKNFAKNKGRKRKDIIVHGKTKVKFQKYEIDDDSVGHKSPIHMDDSSDGGEVENPSSDEDAN